Proteins from a genomic interval of Equus quagga isolate Etosha38 chromosome 13, UCLA_HA_Equagga_1.0, whole genome shotgun sequence:
- the RAB29 gene encoding ras-related protein Rab-7L1 has translation MGSRDHLFKVLVVGDAAVGKTSLVQRYSQDSFSKHYKSTVGVDFALKVLQWSDSEMVRLQLWDIAGQERFTSMTRLYYRDASACVIMFDVTNATTFSNSQRWKQDLDSKLTLPNGEPVPCLLLANKCDLSPWAVSRDQVDRFSKENGFTGWTETSVKENKNINEAMRVLIEKMMSNSREDVSSSTQGDYINLKTKPSSPWACC, from the exons ATGGGCAGCCGCGATCACCTGTTCAAAGTGCTGGTGGTGGGGGACGCCGCGGTGGGCAAGACGTCCCTGGTGCAGCGTTATTCCCAGGACAGCTTCAGCAAACACTACAAGTCCACGGTGGGAG TGGATTTCGCTCTGAAAGTTCTCCAGTGGTCTGACTCAGAGATGGTGCGGCTCCAGCTGTGGGATATTGCAG ggCAGGAGCGTTTCACTTCTATGACACGCCTGTACTATCGGGATGCCTCTGCCTGTGTTATTATGTTTGATGTTACCAATGCCACTACCTTTAGCAACAGCCAGAGATGGAAACAGGACCTGGACAGCAAGCTCACGCTGCCTAATGGAGAGCCCGTGCCCTGCCTGCTCTTGGCGAACAAG TGTGATCTGTCCCCTTGGGCAGTGAGCCGAGACCAGGTTGACCGATTCAGTAAAGAGAACGGTTTCACAGGTTGGACAGAAACATCAGTCAAGgagaacaaaaatattaatgaggCCATGAG agtCCTCATTGAAAAGATGATGAGCAATTCCAGAGAGGATGTGTCTTCCTCCACCCAAGGGGACTACATCAACCTGAAAACCAAGCCGTCCTCCCCCTGGGCCTGCTGCTAA